In one window of Pseudobdellovibrionaceae bacterium DNA:
- a CDS encoding type II secretion system F family protein: MASFLFQAKAANGKFVKGEVVAANEAEAKVKIRAQKLVPLKIIPKGTAVGISAASRKKTGGKGVTPKELQVFTRQFAVLISAGVPVVQSLEAMIGPGRTPAMNSALKDILGEVEKGRRLADALTLHPKIFDRMYVNLVRAGEEGGVLDTILNRLATYIEKSVKIRGKVKGAMMYPAVIIVVAIIVIGAILTFVIPNFVQMFQSSGGELPALTQMVIDLSDNFRSNWYLYLAVMIAIPIALKQYYQTEDGRKTLDKVLIDMPIMGALVQKGAIARFSRTLATMLRAGVRIIDSLDIAASTAKNYVIESTILGAKESISSGRTVAEPLRKSKYIPDMVAQMIFIGEQTGNMDQMLEKVADFYEDEVEATADAMTSLIEPLMMVVLGGIIAVLVLAMYLPIFKLAGAAGG; the protein is encoded by the coding sequence AAACGGAAAGTTCGTTAAGGGCGAGGTTGTAGCTGCCAATGAAGCGGAAGCAAAGGTCAAGATTCGTGCCCAGAAGTTGGTGCCATTAAAAATCATACCAAAGGGTACGGCCGTCGGTATATCAGCTGCTTCGCGGAAAAAGACTGGCGGCAAAGGCGTCACACCAAAGGAGCTGCAGGTTTTCACCCGGCAGTTCGCGGTTTTGATTAGTGCCGGTGTGCCAGTTGTGCAAAGTCTTGAGGCGATGATTGGCCCTGGTCGAACCCCAGCAATGAATTCAGCATTAAAAGATATTCTGGGGGAAGTTGAAAAGGGACGTCGCCTTGCCGATGCACTCACGCTGCATCCTAAGATTTTTGACCGTATGTATGTTAACCTGGTGCGAGCCGGGGAAGAAGGCGGTGTGCTGGATACTATTTTAAACCGTCTGGCCACTTATATTGAAAAATCTGTGAAAATTCGCGGCAAAGTGAAGGGTGCAATGATGTATCCGGCGGTGATTATTGTGGTGGCTATCATAGTGATTGGTGCGATTCTCACGTTTGTGATTCCGAACTTCGTTCAGATGTTTCAATCAAGCGGTGGCGAGTTGCCGGCGCTCACCCAGATGGTTATTGATCTCAGTGATAACTTTCGGTCGAATTGGTATTTGTACCTTGCCGTGATGATTGCTATCCCCATAGCACTAAAGCAGTACTACCAAACAGAAGACGGACGAAAAACTTTGGATAAAGTGCTTATCGATATGCCTATAATGGGAGCGCTAGTGCAAAAAGGTGCTATTGCTCGGTTTTCGAGAACTCTAGCAACCATGTTACGGGCGGGTGTTCGAATCATTGACTCTTTGGATATTGCTGCCTCCACAGCAAAAAACTATGTGATTGAATCAACAATTCTTGGCGCAAAAGAGTCAATTAGCAGTGGTAGAACTGTGGCTGAGCCGCTTCGAAAATCAAAGTATATCCCAGACATGGTGGCGCAGATGATTTTTATCGGTGAGCAAACTGGTAACATGGATCAGATGCTTGAAAAAGTAGCCGATTTTTACGAAGACGAAGTGGAAGCCACTGCTGATGCCATGACCAGCCTAATTGAACCATTAATGATGGTGGTTCTCGGCGGCATTATTGCCGTACTTGTATTGGCAATGTATCTACCCATTTTCAAACTCGCCGGTGCTGCGGGAGGCTGA
- a CDS encoding ATP-binding protein: MEVIDLLAVRQGRQKRSVDPVVIGPLVEAVRVCILALALLTFFLVLMGATEFVNFEIWTSLLAILSLGFLSHLLYLSRSGERAHSASAEYAVFAVDTLVFAGLYYFIGLLQPIFLFVFMGNIVMAGLMLKRVGGLWVALWTSVVYSVLLLANPELQGENIYLTVVLNNLAFFAVALLSGQLSEQLNLLGERVKEQEEDVKALQHLNQLIVKNISTGLLMIDSKREITFSNQPSLDLFQEDDLNGFFLDRVIPEVAAMLKAGDLSGSDRQAQRLEVNYVNKDQERMVLEVLISPLRERESGDQGHILLVQDLTEIKRMQQKLMEKDKLAAVGQLAAGIAHEIRNPLASISGSIQMLATSVSAQSEEDQKLLAITVREIDRLNNLIAEFLDYVRPSDIVEDPISVNSVLTDVVEIVKLNKSLPQAVELDLRLESKKLILGNKDKLKQALLNILINAYQAVAHAEEPRVSVHSYDRSHGVIVSIRDNGCGMSEGTIRRMYEPFHTTKPKGTGLGLAITNKILEAHGAIILVDSEVDSGTTFTIEFPIETKPHPDEMALRKQA; this comes from the coding sequence ATGGAAGTGATTGATTTGTTAGCAGTACGACAGGGTAGGCAGAAAAGATCTGTGGACCCAGTGGTGATAGGGCCACTTGTTGAGGCCGTGCGGGTTTGCATTTTGGCTTTGGCCCTGTTGACTTTTTTTCTGGTTCTCATGGGAGCCACGGAATTTGTAAATTTTGAGATCTGGACCTCTCTGCTGGCCATCTTGTCGCTGGGGTTTTTATCGCATCTATTGTATTTAAGTCGAAGTGGTGAAAGGGCACACAGTGCCTCTGCCGAGTACGCCGTATTTGCAGTAGATACTTTGGTTTTTGCCGGCCTTTATTATTTTATCGGATTGCTGCAGCCTATTTTTCTTTTTGTATTCATGGGCAATATCGTTATGGCCGGCCTCATGCTTAAGCGGGTGGGTGGCTTGTGGGTCGCTCTATGGACGTCTGTAGTATACAGCGTGCTTCTGTTAGCTAATCCGGAGCTTCAGGGAGAGAATATTTACCTCACTGTAGTGTTGAACAATTTGGCTTTTTTTGCGGTGGCTCTTTTGAGCGGTCAGCTCAGCGAGCAGCTGAATTTACTCGGTGAGCGGGTAAAAGAACAAGAAGAAGATGTAAAAGCCCTTCAGCATTTGAATCAGCTTATTGTTAAAAACATTTCTACAGGTCTATTGATGATTGACTCAAAAAGAGAAATTACATTTTCAAATCAGCCTTCATTAGATTTGTTTCAAGAAGACGATTTAAATGGGTTTTTTCTTGATCGGGTGATTCCTGAAGTTGCGGCGATGTTAAAGGCAGGTGATCTTTCAGGTTCTGACAGGCAAGCGCAGCGCTTAGAAGTGAACTACGTGAATAAAGATCAAGAGCGGATGGTGTTAGAGGTACTGATATCGCCTCTGAGAGAGAGGGAATCTGGCGATCAAGGCCATATTCTTTTGGTTCAAGATCTTACTGAGATCAAGCGTATGCAGCAAAAGTTGATGGAAAAAGACAAATTAGCTGCGGTCGGGCAACTGGCAGCGGGCATTGCTCATGAGATTCGAAATCCTTTGGCCAGTATTAGTGGAAGCATTCAAATGCTGGCTACTTCGGTTTCAGCTCAAAGTGAAGAAGATCAAAAATTGTTGGCCATTACTGTTCGTGAAATCGACAGGCTAAACAATCTTATCGCTGAATTTTTAGATTACGTCAGGCCAAGTGATATTGTTGAAGATCCTATCAGTGTAAACTCGGTTCTCACGGATGTGGTTGAAATAGTAAAGCTCAATAAATCACTGCCACAGGCGGTGGAGCTGGATCTCCGGTTGGAGTCAAAAAAGTTGATTCTTGGCAATAAAGACAAACTTAAACAGGCCTTATTGAATATTCTAATTAATGCCTACCAGGCGGTGGCTCATGCAGAGGAACCAAGGGTCTCTGTTCACTCCTATGATCGTTCACACGGAGTGATTGTATCCATTAGAGACAATGGTTGTGGTATGAGTGAAGGGACCATTCGGCGAATGTACGAACCTTTTCATACAACAAAGCCTAAGGGTACGGGTTTGGGATTGGCTATTACAAACAAGATACTCGAGGCCCATGGGGCCATAATTTTAGTAGATAGTGAAGTGGATTCAGGAACGACGTTTACGATAGAATTTCCTATTGAGACAAAACCGCACCCTGATGAAATGGCTTTGCGAAAACAGGCGTAA